From a region of the Paenibacillus sp. FSL R10-2734 genome:
- a CDS encoding NAD(P)-dependent oxidoreductase — protein MKIFVAGAAGVIGRILLPKLLEEGHEVVGLTHKEENRAFIEKCGAQSVIADVFDREAIFSSIRKARPEVVIHQLTSLSQRNFSNNSRIRIEGTRNIVDASLAIGVEQIIAQSISWAYEAGEEPAAEETPLDVKASEPRKRTIEGICSLEKAVAEIPNHVILRYGMLYGQGTWYDNNGYMAEEIRQGRVTATDAVVSFLHVEDAANAAMLALNWPSGPVNIVDDEPAKGLDWLSTYSEAIGASAPIVQEGREGWERGASNTKARMDYGWSPLYPSWRSGFARSLNI, from the coding sequence ATGAAGATATTTGTAGCAGGTGCAGCTGGTGTGATTGGACGAATATTGCTTCCCAAGTTATTAGAAGAGGGACATGAGGTTGTCGGACTGACCCATAAGGAAGAAAATAGAGCATTTATTGAGAAGTGCGGGGCCCAATCTGTAATCGCGGATGTCTTCGATCGAGAGGCTATATTTTCGTCCATTCGCAAAGCACGACCAGAAGTGGTCATCCATCAGCTAACTTCACTAAGTCAGCGGAATTTCTCAAATAATTCTAGGATAAGAATAGAAGGAACACGAAATATTGTGGATGCATCCCTTGCAATTGGCGTGGAACAAATTATTGCACAAAGTATCTCATGGGCATATGAAGCTGGAGAAGAACCTGCCGCGGAAGAAACTCCATTAGATGTGAAGGCTTCAGAGCCTCGGAAAAGAACGATTGAAGGTATATGCTCACTAGAGAAGGCAGTTGCCGAGATCCCAAATCATGTGATCTTGCGGTATGGAATGTTGTACGGTCAAGGGACTTGGTATGACAATAATGGCTATATGGCGGAGGAAATTCGTCAAGGAAGAGTGACAGCGACTGATGCAGTTGTGTCATTCCTACATGTGGAGGATGCAGCTAACGCGGCAATGCTTGCTCTGAATTGGCCTTCAGGTCCTGTGAACATTGTAGACGATGAGCCTGCTAAAGGATTGGATTGGTTATCCACCTATTCAGAAGCTATAGGTGCTTCTGCTCCTATTGTTCAAGAGGGCAGAGAAGGATGGGAACGCGGAGCCTCCAATACAAAAGCTCGAATGGATTACGGATGGAGTCCACTGTACCCGTCTTGGAGGTCGGGGTTTGCACGAAGCTTGAATATTTAG
- a CDS encoding SRPBCC family protein, with translation MLANIKKANEHYVARFERQLQHTASEIWSFLTENEKLALWFAELRIEDLREGGLLKFDMQDGTFEEMTITALQHESILEFTWAEDSVRFELYPNSEGCLLVLNETIHVLTPHTPRDLAGWHVCLDVIQHLLDGTTVESRETDWSHLFEQYRETISKLG, from the coding sequence ATGCTAGCAAACATCAAAAAAGCAAATGAACATTATGTCGCTCGTTTCGAACGTCAATTACAGCATACCGCTTCAGAAATCTGGTCCTTTTTGACAGAGAATGAGAAGCTTGCTTTATGGTTCGCTGAATTACGAATCGAAGACTTGCGTGAAGGTGGTCTATTAAAATTTGATATGCAAGACGGAACTTTTGAGGAAATGACGATCACAGCGCTGCAGCATGAATCCATTCTTGAATTTACTTGGGCAGAAGATTCTGTCCGCTTTGAGCTGTACCCTAATTCAGAAGGCTGTTTACTCGTCTTGAATGAAACGATCCATGTTCTAACTCCGCATACACCCCGAGATCTAGCTGGCTGGCATGTATGTCTAGATGTGATCCAGCACCTTCTGGATGGTACGACGGTGGAGTCGAGAGAGACCGACTGGAGTCATTTGTTCGAGCAATACCGCGAGACGATCTCAAAATTAGGATAG
- a CDS encoding DnaJ family domain-containing protein has product MGMMSWLVEQRIQESMRNGEFRDLPGHGKPLELEDLSGVPEELRMSFKIMKNSGLVPEEISLRAECVTLEGLLAACHNSGGKETSEGKALRAKLSMKRLRLQELLRERGLDSNPAFMQYSVQIHEQMIREEE; this is encoded by the coding sequence ATGGGGATGATGTCCTGGCTGGTTGAGCAGCGAATTCAAGAGTCTATGCGTAATGGGGAATTTCGAGATTTACCTGGACATGGCAAGCCGCTGGAGCTTGAGGATTTATCAGGTGTACCAGAAGAATTGCGGATGTCTTTCAAAATCATGAAGAATTCCGGGCTGGTGCCCGAGGAAATTTCTTTGCGTGCGGAATGTGTTACTCTCGAAGGGTTGCTTGCTGCGTGCCATAATAGCGGAGGTAAAGAGACTAGTGAAGGTAAGGCGCTTCGGGCAAAATTGTCTATGAAAAGACTACGCCTGCAAGAGCTGTTGCGTGAACGTGGTCTAGATAGTAACCCTGCTTTTATGCAATACAGTGTTCAAATACACGAACAGATGATTAGGGAAGAAGAATAA
- a CDS encoding general stress protein: protein MTKKIVGIFDTEQEATRAIEGLHNQGFSNDEISVITRDRDELRHISDDTGTKAPEGVATGAATGGVLGGVTGLLAGIGALAIPGIGPILAAGPIVATLTGVAVGVGAGGIVGGLIGLGIPEDEAKEYEGYVESGKILVLVDDNGRGHQVHDVFRGNRSLNAQRYESIYNEDTRLGNSMANRADRTTEVYNRDKI from the coding sequence GTGACTAAAAAAATCGTAGGTATCTTTGACACAGAACAAGAAGCAACCAGAGCAATTGAAGGACTTCACAATCAAGGATTCAGTAATGATGAAATATCTGTAATCACACGTGATCGCGATGAACTAAGACATATTTCGGATGATACAGGCACAAAAGCTCCCGAAGGTGTTGCAACAGGTGCAGCGACAGGTGGCGTATTGGGTGGTGTTACCGGACTTCTAGCAGGTATAGGAGCGCTCGCAATTCCGGGTATTGGTCCCATTCTGGCTGCAGGACCTATTGTGGCAACACTAACAGGTGTAGCAGTGGGTGTAGGTGCGGGTGGAATCGTCGGCGGATTAATTGGTCTTGGGATACCTGAGGATGAGGCGAAAGAGTACGAAGGATACGTAGAAAGCGGTAAAATCCTTGTCCTTGTGGATGATAACGGGCGTGGACATCAAGTACATGATGTATTCCGTGGCAATCGTTCGCTGAATGCTCAGCGTTATGAAAGCATCTATAACGAAGACACTAGATTAGGGAATTCGATGGCTAACAGAGCAGATCGGACAACCGAAGTCTACAACCGCGATAAAATCTAA
- a CDS encoding GNAT family N-acetyltransferase: protein MLVTKATISDLSTLSKIDSMVIGSEIRKPKIEQYILNEQCVIASINSEPVGFACYDTTFFESCFIQLVIVNPNFRRLGIAGALIRYIEEHSPTPKLFTSTNESNTIMQQVCLSLGFVRSGIIENLDDGDPEWVYFKQVK from the coding sequence ATGCTAGTAACTAAAGCCACCATTTCAGATCTATCCACACTCAGCAAGATCGATAGCATGGTCATTGGCAGCGAAATTCGTAAACCTAAGATCGAACAATATATTCTAAACGAGCAATGTGTTATAGCATCGATTAACAGTGAGCCTGTCGGTTTTGCTTGTTACGATACTACTTTTTTCGAAAGCTGTTTTATTCAGCTCGTAATTGTGAACCCCAATTTTAGACGTCTTGGCATTGCCGGTGCACTTATTCGTTACATTGAAGAACATTCTCCAACCCCCAAACTGTTTACCTCCACCAATGAATCCAATACGATCATGCAGCAGGTCTGTCTTTCTTTAGGCTTTGTAAGAAGTGGAATCATCGAGAATTTAGATGATGGTGATCCGGAATGGGTATATTTTAAGCAAGTAAAATGA
- a CDS encoding SDR family NAD(P)-dependent oxidoreductase: protein MSPNIAKKQRFVGKTAIITGAGSGIGRATAIKLAREGANVALLDLNLERTSILADKLNKFRKDCALAIEVDTSDEKGMEEAVRRTVEQFEGLDVVFANAGINGAVGPIEELSLSDWERTMSVNLTGTFLTLKYTIPHLKDRGKGSIIITSSINGNTRFASFGWSTYSTTKAGQVAFAKMAALELAKFKIRVNVICPGAISTNIDESTEMSEDVEAIVIPIEFPDGAQPLADGPGKPDNVADLVSFLASDESIHITGSQIVIDGAESLLS from the coding sequence ATGAGTCCAAACATAGCTAAGAAACAAAGATTTGTTGGAAAAACAGCGATTATAACCGGAGCGGGCTCAGGCATTGGTCGGGCTACCGCCATTAAGCTTGCGAGGGAAGGTGCTAATGTAGCACTCTTGGATCTGAATCTTGAACGCACCTCGATATTGGCGGACAAGCTGAACAAGTTTCGCAAAGATTGTGCTTTGGCCATAGAGGTGGATACTTCAGATGAAAAAGGGATGGAGGAAGCTGTTCGCAGGACAGTGGAACAATTCGAAGGATTGGATGTAGTATTCGCTAACGCAGGAATTAATGGTGCGGTGGGACCTATAGAGGAACTGAGCTTGAGTGATTGGGAACGTACAATGTCGGTGAACTTGACGGGGACATTTTTGACGTTGAAATATACGATTCCACATCTGAAGGATAGAGGAAAAGGCAGTATTATCATTACCAGTTCCATCAATGGGAACACTAGATTTGCCAGCTTTGGGTGGTCTACTTATAGCACTACCAAAGCTGGACAGGTGGCTTTTGCCAAAATGGCCGCACTTGAGCTTGCTAAGTTTAAGATTCGCGTGAATGTGATATGCCCAGGGGCTATTTCTACCAACATAGATGAATCAACTGAAATGAGCGAGGACGTAGAAGCGATCGTCATACCGATTGAATTTCCCGATGGTGCGCAGCCGCTCGCGGATGGACCAGGTAAACCGGATAACGTTGCAGATCTGGTCTCTTTTTTGGCATCCGATGAATCGATCCATATTACGGGTTCGCAGATTGTGATTGATGGCGCAGAGTCCTTGCTATCCTAA
- the hrpB gene encoding ATP-dependent helicase HrpB has protein sequence MKQLPIIQVLPDLRNILSSSRAAVLIAEPGAGKTTGTPPAFLNEPWMAGKSILMLEPRRLAARSAATYMASCLGESVGQTVGYRMRNDTKVGKNTRIVVVTEGVLTRMLQSDPSLGDVGLVIFDEFHERSLHADLGLAFALEAQAVLRDDLRILIMSATLDSERVSAMLGSAPVVDCPGRTYPVETVYLPTIGNLPIEKSAAAAVRRALAEQPGDILVFLPGEREIRRTQSELEHGVLPEGVVIRPLYGQLPQAMQDSAVAASINGERKIVLATSIAETSLTIEGVRTVIDTGLRRTQVFSPRTGMPSLTTVPVSKASADQRRGRAGRTAPGVCYRLWSQEEHNRLPDDNVPEIMETDLAQLALELALWGVRDPAALAWLDAPPAAPYAQGTALLRQLGALDAGGAITPHGRSMAALGAHPRAAHMLLRAAELSAAPLACRLAALLQERDLFKGPAALDCDLTLRVEALLRFERSADTGGADPAALRAVQRESRNFLAQLQAAPGETVNDISSCGLLLSFAYPDRIGQKRGDGAFLLSAGRGAAMREGQPLARSVYIVAASVDDRATQGAIMLAAEIEERQLLKYHADRVTEDADVYWDKESGSVKKRRRTMLGALVLKETSHERPSAEETAKVLLSVIAEEGIEILPWEKGSTQLRERLIFIHSLRSDWPDVSDTALIETLDEWLLPYIHGMRNLRDLQRIPLTRTLEGLLDWNQRQILEQEAPTHLTVPSGSRVPVDYANPTTPVLAVRLQEMFGQTDTPRIGGGKVPVLLHLLSPARRPMQVTSDLASFWRGTYFEVKKDLKGRYPKHYWPDDPLQAIPTNRTRPKK, from the coding sequence ATGAAACAGCTTCCAATTATACAGGTCCTTCCAGACCTGAGAAACATACTAAGCTCCTCACGTGCGGCTGTTCTTATTGCTGAACCAGGTGCGGGCAAAACAACAGGAACGCCTCCGGCATTTCTGAACGAGCCATGGATGGCTGGTAAAAGTATTCTAATGCTAGAACCTAGAAGACTTGCTGCTAGATCTGCCGCAACTTATATGGCTTCCTGTCTTGGAGAAAGTGTTGGACAGACGGTGGGTTATCGTATGCGAAACGACACTAAAGTAGGTAAGAATACACGAATTGTTGTAGTAACCGAAGGTGTCTTAACAAGGATGCTGCAGAGCGATCCATCGCTAGGTGATGTGGGTTTAGTAATTTTTGATGAGTTCCATGAGCGTAGTCTTCATGCGGACTTGGGGCTTGCTTTTGCACTGGAAGCGCAGGCTGTGCTGCGTGATGATCTTCGAATTCTGATTATGTCAGCTACTTTGGATAGTGAACGGGTCTCGGCTATGTTAGGCAGTGCGCCAGTTGTTGATTGTCCGGGACGAACCTATCCAGTGGAAACAGTTTACTTACCAACAATAGGGAATCTTCCAATTGAAAAATCGGCAGCTGCCGCAGTGAGACGTGCGCTTGCTGAACAACCGGGAGATATCCTTGTATTCCTGCCGGGTGAACGGGAAATTCGCAGAACCCAGAGTGAGTTGGAACATGGAGTTCTACCTGAAGGGGTAGTGATTCGTCCTTTGTATGGACAATTACCACAGGCTATGCAGGATTCTGCAGTGGCAGCATCCATTAACGGCGAACGCAAAATCGTGCTCGCGACCTCCATTGCTGAGACAAGCTTGACGATTGAAGGTGTGCGAACGGTTATTGATACAGGCCTGCGTCGTACACAGGTATTCTCACCACGTACGGGAATGCCGAGTCTTACGACGGTTCCCGTATCGAAAGCTTCTGCGGATCAGCGGCGGGGACGTGCGGGGCGGACAGCACCCGGCGTATGCTACAGGTTGTGGAGTCAGGAAGAGCATAATCGGCTTCCGGATGACAATGTGCCGGAGATTATGGAGACGGATCTTGCGCAGCTCGCTTTGGAGCTAGCGCTATGGGGTGTGCGCGATCCTGCCGCGCTAGCTTGGCTCGACGCGCCGCCCGCTGCGCCTTATGCGCAGGGCACCGCGCTGCTGCGCCAGCTCGGCGCGCTGGACGCCGGCGGCGCCATCACGCCGCACGGCCGCAGCATGGCCGCGCTTGGCGCGCACCCGCGTGCCGCGCATATGCTGCTGCGCGCGGCAGAGCTTAGCGCAGCACCGCTCGCCTGCCGACTGGCGGCGTTGCTGCAAGAGCGGGACCTCTTCAAGGGTCCCGCGGCACTAGATTGCGACCTCACGCTCCGCGTAGAGGCGCTGCTCCGGTTCGAGCGCTCCGCCGATACGGGCGGAGCGGACCCTGCGGCTCTGCGCGCGGTGCAGCGCGAGAGCCGCAATTTCCTGGCGCAGCTGCAAGCAGCGCCGGGCGAGACCGTGAACGACATCAGCAGCTGCGGGCTGCTTCTGTCGTTCGCCTACCCCGACCGTATCGGACAGAAACGCGGCGATGGCGCGTTTCTGCTCTCCGCCGGTCGTGGCGCGGCCATGCGGGAAGGGCAGCCCTTGGCCCGTTCCGTTTATATTGTGGCTGCCTCCGTAGACGATCGAGCCACACAAGGCGCAATTATGCTGGCGGCAGAGATAGAAGAAAGACAACTGCTTAAGTATCATGCGGATCGCGTCACTGAGGACGCGGATGTGTATTGGGATAAAGAAAGTGGGAGTGTGAAGAAGCGCCGCAGAACGATGCTTGGTGCTCTCGTCTTAAAAGAAACTTCACATGAAAGACCTTCCGCGGAAGAAACAGCAAAAGTACTGTTAAGTGTTATCGCTGAAGAGGGGATTGAAATTTTGCCGTGGGAAAAGGGGAGCACACAGCTTCGTGAGCGGTTAATATTCATACACTCCTTACGTTCGGACTGGCCAGATGTCTCAGATACAGCATTAATTGAGACACTGGATGAATGGCTTTTGCCATACATTCACGGTATGCGAAACCTGCGCGACCTTCAGCGAATTCCATTAACTCGTACGCTTGAGGGGCTGCTGGACTGGAATCAGCGACAGATTCTTGAACAGGAAGCACCCACACATTTAACGGTTCCAAGTGGCTCGCGTGTGCCTGTGGACTACGCTAATCCAACTACTCCTGTACTTGCGGTACGTTTGCAAGAGATGTTCGGACAGACAGATACACCAAGAATTGGAGGGGGGAAGGTGCCGGTATTGCTTCATCTTTTGTCACCGGCAAGAAGACCGATGCAGGTGACTTCTGATCTGGCAAGCTTTTGGCGTGGCACTTATTTCGAGGTCAAAAAAGATCTAAAAGGACGGTACCCTAAGCACTATTGGCCAGACGATCCATTACAAGCTATTCCGACCAATCGAACACGTCCCAAGAAGTAA
- a CDS encoding transglutaminase family protein — MKIQINHTTTYSYPEPVTDSVNEIRLTPRTNYRQSCYHHEVEIYPPANLLTYEDFFGNRVHAYSVNKPHTEMIIHTKATVVTLDKAQGADLPRTSLEEQVKLLNDEDFQNRYIEFILPTRYTEVTPELVEFASQYPFNETEDMYEWILKLSATIYEQFTYDPEATSVNTTVKKALKLKRGVCQDYAHLMIAVCRSVGLPSRYVSGYHFVGDLQGSNANFEQASHAWVETHIPGTGWLGFDPTNNVEVNWRYIKLGHGRDYKDIVPVKGVYRGEAGSLTVKVDVRKLDN, encoded by the coding sequence ATGAAGATACAAATCAATCATACCACCACATACAGCTATCCAGAGCCGGTTACGGACAGTGTCAATGAGATCAGACTCACGCCGCGTACGAATTATCGCCAATCCTGTTATCATCATGAAGTAGAAATTTACCCGCCAGCCAATCTATTAACCTATGAGGATTTCTTCGGGAATCGAGTTCATGCCTATTCGGTCAATAAGCCGCACACGGAGATGATCATCCACACTAAAGCTACTGTAGTTACGCTGGATAAAGCGCAAGGTGCAGATCTCCCGAGAACATCTCTTGAAGAACAAGTTAAACTGTTAAATGATGAGGATTTTCAGAATCGTTATATTGAGTTTATTTTGCCGACTCGTTATACCGAGGTGACCCCTGAATTGGTGGAGTTCGCCTCACAGTACCCTTTTAATGAAACTGAGGATATGTATGAATGGATTCTTAAATTATCTGCTACGATATATGAACAGTTCACCTATGACCCTGAAGCTACAAGTGTAAATACGACGGTAAAAAAAGCACTGAAACTCAAACGCGGAGTATGTCAGGATTATGCTCATTTAATGATCGCTGTCTGCCGTAGTGTCGGTCTGCCGTCCAGATATGTTAGTGGATATCATTTTGTTGGTGATCTGCAAGGGAGTAATGCTAATTTCGAGCAAGCCTCACATGCTTGGGTGGAGACTCACATTCCGGGTACAGGTTGGCTTGGGTTCGATCCGACTAATAATGTTGAGGTCAATTGGCGTTATATTAAGTTAGGTCACGGACGGGATTATAAAGATATTGTACCTGTAAAAGGTGTATATCGAGGTGAAGCAGGCTCTTTGACTGTGAAAGTGGATGTACGAAAGCTGGACAATTAA
- a CDS encoding ABC transporter ATP-binding protein, with protein MEYALTLQNVSKTYDDFTLKDISLQLPAGCIMGFIGENGAGKSTTIRLILDQIARDHGKITILGKDNKEDLDAVKEHIGVVLDESNFPENLSAKDINTILKRIYRTWDEAKYSELIHRFSLPNNKPVKDYSKGMKMKLSIATALSHDSKLLILDEATSGLDPIVREEILDVFLEFIQDEQHSVFISSHITSDLEKICDYITFIHKGRIVFSEPKDELLETYGVLKCSENELAKLDPSIIKGVRKHQFGVEALVFKNRLQGSYSIDTANLETIMLFTVKEGAK; from the coding sequence ATGGAATATGCCCTAACACTTCAGAACGTATCCAAGACGTACGATGACTTTACTTTAAAAGATATCTCACTTCAATTGCCCGCAGGTTGTATCATGGGCTTCATCGGCGAGAACGGCGCTGGCAAGAGCACTACAATTAGACTGATACTAGATCAGATCGCAAGAGATCATGGGAAGATAACCATTCTCGGCAAGGATAATAAAGAGGATCTCGACGCGGTGAAGGAACACATTGGCGTTGTGCTCGACGAAAGCAACTTTCCTGAGAATCTTTCAGCCAAAGATATTAACACCATTCTCAAGAGAATCTACCGAACATGGGACGAAGCAAAGTATTCAGAACTCATTCATCGATTCTCATTGCCTAACAACAAGCCTGTGAAGGATTATTCCAAGGGAATGAAGATGAAGCTATCCATCGCCACTGCGCTCTCGCATGACAGCAAGCTCCTCATACTAGATGAGGCTACAAGTGGACTTGATCCGATCGTTCGAGAGGAGATCCTGGATGTATTCCTTGAATTCATTCAAGATGAACAGCACTCCGTGTTCATATCCTCCCACATCACTAGTGATCTAGAGAAGATTTGCGACTACATCACTTTCATTCACAAGGGTAGAATTGTATTTAGCGAGCCAAAAGATGAGCTATTGGAAACATATGGTGTATTGAAATGCTCGGAAAATGAGTTAGCGAAGCTCGACCCTTCGATCATAAAGGGTGTTCGGAAACATCAATTTGGCGTTGAAGCATTAGTCTTCAAGAATCGCTTACAAGGCAGCTACTCCATTGACACCGCCAACTTAGAAACAATCATGCTATTCACTGTTAAGGAGGGTGCAAAATGA
- a CDS encoding ABC-2 transporter permease — translation MKGLLLKDILNLKKQGKMYLILIGFYLVFSIAMNNTSFFGGMVCILSAMLPVTALSYDERAKWDKFALTMPVSRRDMVTSKYILGMSFSLLGVIIFFLCNLFTKVELSLNLTTSLVFFGLGILVLSLILPILFKFGVEKGRILMMLIFFVPAGIIMLLPNLGVSFTRPSENFLQMLTYAAPVVLIAIFVISIMGSIKIYQKKEI, via the coding sequence ATGAAAGGGCTGCTATTAAAAGATATACTCAATTTGAAGAAGCAAGGCAAGATGTATCTCATATTGATTGGCTTCTATCTCGTATTTAGTATCGCTATGAATAATACATCCTTCTTTGGTGGAATGGTCTGTATATTGAGTGCTATGCTCCCAGTCACCGCGCTGTCTTATGATGAACGAGCGAAATGGGACAAATTCGCGCTCACCATGCCCGTTTCTAGAAGAGATATGGTTACAAGTAAATATATACTCGGAATGTCATTCTCCTTACTGGGCGTCATCATTTTTTTCCTATGCAATCTCTTTACGAAGGTTGAACTATCATTAAACTTGACAACATCACTAGTCTTTTTCGGACTTGGAATACTGGTCCTGAGCTTGATCCTGCCGATCTTATTTAAGTTTGGTGTGGAAAAAGGACGTATACTTATGATGCTCATCTTCTTCGTCCCCGCTGGAATTATCATGTTACTACCTAATTTGGGCGTGTCATTTACTCGCCCTAGCGAAAATTTCTTGCAGATGCTCACCTATGCGGCTCCTGTAGTACTTATAGCAATCTTTGTAATTTCTATAATGGGATCCATCAAGATCTATCAGAAGAAGGAGATCTAG
- a CDS encoding GntR family transcriptional regulator gives MNIIISNSSGQPIYEQIITQIKSLIITGELNEGDALPSMRLLAKELRISVITTKRAYEELEREGFIYSVTGKGSFVAAKNIEFIREEQLRVIEDHMQQIIHAANLCKLDLSELIQMMTILYEEE, from the coding sequence ATGAATATCATTATAAGCAACTCCAGTGGTCAGCCGATATATGAACAAATTATTACACAGATCAAATCTCTGATCATTACTGGAGAGTTGAACGAAGGCGACGCGCTGCCGTCCATGCGACTTCTAGCCAAGGAGCTACGCATCAGTGTTATTACGACAAAACGAGCTTACGAGGAACTGGAGCGCGAAGGCTTTATCTATTCTGTCACAGGGAAAGGCAGCTTTGTGGCAGCCAAGAATATAGAGTTTATTCGCGAGGAACAGCTTCGGGTTATCGAGGATCATATGCAACAAATCATTCATGCAGCCAATCTATGCAAGTTGGATCTCTCTGAATTGATTCAGATGATGACCATCCTATATGAGGAGGAATAA
- a CDS encoding alpha-E domain-containing protein, producing the protein MLNRNAEALFWIGRYIERAENHARLINVHYHIQQEEDFQEEGHKWSRLIDALGVRGEYLQQFETFSEQDVLSFITLDLGNSNSLFSCVHHARNNLRTLRQQLPSELWDVVNSFNLWLGERSVADIMSGPHQFYQQVKERTAMFLGAEQSVMLRGNEWHFIESGRFLERAENTTRILQAVIASCRFKELNAVYTQLQAVLKSVSGYQAFRRYYADAMSPESILDFLIANPKFPRSVRFSFHQLEEHLAKLELDSSEKGSGHEKVIRQAGKLKAELDYMEKEEMSGELVEDVLKALVISCQKLGKTMEGAFFRREGVSV; encoded by the coding sequence ATGCTGAATCGAAATGCTGAGGCTTTGTTCTGGATCGGCCGATATATTGAAAGGGCAGAGAATCATGCGCGGCTAATTAATGTTCATTATCATATCCAGCAGGAAGAGGATTTTCAAGAAGAAGGACATAAATGGTCAAGATTGATCGATGCATTGGGTGTTCGAGGTGAATATTTGCAGCAGTTCGAAACCTTTTCGGAGCAGGATGTACTATCTTTCATCACACTTGATTTAGGCAATTCTAATTCATTATTCTCCTGTGTACATCATGCTAGAAATAATCTTCGCACACTCCGTCAGCAGCTTCCAAGTGAATTATGGGATGTTGTCAACAGCTTCAACCTATGGCTTGGTGAGCGTTCAGTTGCAGATATTATGAGCGGCCCACATCAGTTCTATCAGCAGGTTAAGGAGCGTACAGCCATGTTTCTCGGAGCAGAGCAGTCGGTAATGCTTAGAGGGAATGAGTGGCATTTCATTGAGAGCGGGCGGTTTCTAGAGCGAGCAGAGAATACAACTCGTATCTTGCAGGCGGTCATTGCCTCCTGCCGATTCAAAGAGCTTAACGCGGTTTATACTCAGCTGCAGGCTGTGCTTAAATCCGTAAGTGGGTATCAGGCGTTTCGACGTTATTATGCAGATGCCATGTCTCCGGAGAGCATTTTAGATTTCTTGATTGCGAATCCCAAATTCCCACGTTCCGTACGTTTTTCTTTTCATCAGCTGGAGGAGCATTTAGCAAAGCTTGAACTGGATTCCTCTGAAAAAGGCTCAGGCCATGAGAAGGTCATTCGTCAAGCGGGTAAACTTAAAGCAGAGCTGGATTACATGGAAAAAGAAGAAATGTCCGGCGAGCTGGTGGAAGATGTGCTTAAAGCGTTAGTGATATCTTGTCAAAAACTTGGTAAAACAATGGAGGGCGCCTTTTTTCGTCGAGAAGGAGTGTCTGTATGA